A genomic region of Nostoc sp. UHCC 0702 contains the following coding sequences:
- a CDS encoding filamentous hemagglutinin N-terminal domain-containing protein, giving the protein MTIKNWLLGCLRLNLVNCVAVVGVISWTTSKQAIAQITPDATLGTESSVVTPNLEIRGIPSDRIDGGAIRGANLFHSFGEFNIKEGRGAYFTNSQGIENILSRVTGNSRSEIFGRLGVLGSANLFFINPNGITFGQNASLDVEGSFVATTASAISLGEQGYFSATQPQQSNLLAVSPRALFFNQVAAQPGNIVNTGNLAAGKDLMLAGGNLDLQGQLSAGQNLTLQATDTVKIRDTVTSPFLGISGGNFAIVGNQGIDILALNHPKQIPVVSGRNLSLTSDGIISLDARVSSGGSFSIQSVSGGLANFVSLYDPIISTNGDVDVAANYTGASLLVEAKGNIRFQGDINITGPDTGELADGPDTTTLSTSSALILRSQQQELAYGGVDSGNVLTYSPGTVPHGITLGGNVTLQPFNGSGGIVNIEAASGDVKTQLITTNGQQQTPDPQLWDSLFSGQPDNNVVNPFLFYILLNGSVNNGGEINISAANGNIDTGNLYSFAFSLGAANAGGINISAGNGSISTGDLYSASVSSIQANAGGININAGNGSISIGDLYSATISSIPGNAGQVSLNASNGSIDTKNLYSVSFSLVGSGGNAGAVTMNAANNINITGNLLSRWSSISGSGGSGGDIKLEAKNNISTNNLNSTSYSQNGSAGNAGKIHLIASDGNISTGAVASDTNSEFGIGTGGVINLEARNGSISTNNLNASSYSRDGTAGDGGEIRVEAGKRIITNRLLSSSYSESGSAGNGGKISLVTSEGNIVTGSLFSRSDSLFGIGGNGGEITISTGNGNIFTGHMYAYSYAQSDTVGNGGDITISTLNGNISTESVSSDSHSGSGTAANGGSISISAANGGISTEYLLSDSYSDDGAEGKGGDINLKATNAIAIESINSTGGLGSGHITIKTQEAFTLDNGVISSDTFGSERGGDIQIIAPSISLKGGAQISASTHSSGQGGNIILAASKKVELIGAAIETPRGTYAAGLARIPDGTSNSNSNRVSDGTYLGGFIPTGTTQQVPDNSLFPSGVFTQTTDDSTGSAGNVRIETGQLIIEDQAAIATTTFGQDSNAGNILVKADSISVDNGSILSGVAGGAKGDSGTIELQTRSLSITGGGIVQTQTLGNGKAGNIQVTADAVSISGTGSGLRSGSGGSNELLGNTGSNIGQGGDINVTTNQLTIADGAVLDAQTQTDSQSGNITVKGNTLSLENGGQLLTSTSSNGEAGDITLNIPQIKLFGSTSGIFAQTTSGADAGDLTLQPGDTSQNLLINFQDGAQISAATSGKGKGGNLTVTAPESITVSGNGTLAVTAENNSSGDAGNINFTTQNLTFNDQVEISAATFSEGQGGNINVQSNSLTLNNSQMSASTQGQGNAGNITVKGNTLSLENGGQLLTSTSSNGEAGDITVSVPQIKLFGSTSGIFAQTTSGADAGDLTLQPGDTSQNLLINFQDGAQISAATSGKGKGGNLTVTAPESITVSGNGTLAVTAENNSSGDAGNINFTTQNLTFNDQVEISAATFSEGQGGNINVQSNSLTLNNSQMSASTQGQGNAGNITVKGNTLSLENGGQLLTSTSSNGEAGDITVSVPQIKLFGSTSGIFAQTTSAADAGDLTLEPGDTSQNLTINFQDGGQISAATSGSGKGGNLTVTAPESITVSGNGTLAVTAENNSSGDAGNINFTTQNLTFNDQVEISAATFSEGQGGNINVQSNSLTLNNSQISARAQGQGNAGSINIDVDGLFSATNSDIINAAEQSAGGAININAGDIRLFGDSDITTNVFNGTGGGGDINLSAGSIIAFDDSDILAFARDGRGGNINLNTPAFFGQNYTPASVGTDPSTLDGNDRVDINASGAVSGVITVPDVSFLQNSLTELPENLIDTSSLIANSCIARSSRRQEGTFIITGSGGLPSRPGDAFMSTYAMGSVRSIPNASLTINSTRRPWQKGDPIVEPQGAYQLPSGQLVLSRECSN; this is encoded by the coding sequence ATGACAATAAAGAACTGGTTACTGGGGTGTTTGAGGTTAAATTTAGTAAATTGCGTGGCTGTGGTTGGAGTAATTTCGTGGACAACATCCAAACAAGCGATCGCCCAAATCACACCAGATGCCACGTTAGGAACTGAAAGTTCTGTTGTCACGCCTAATTTAGAGATTCGTGGCATCCCAAGCGATCGCATAGATGGAGGAGCAATTCGCGGCGCTAACCTCTTCCACAGTTTTGGAGAATTTAACATAAAAGAAGGAAGAGGAGCTTATTTCACCAATTCCCAAGGAATTGAGAACATTCTCAGCCGAGTTACCGGGAATAGCCGTTCGGAAATTTTTGGGAGACTGGGAGTATTAGGCAGTGCCAACTTGTTTTTTATCAATCCCAATGGCATAACTTTCGGGCAAAATGCCAGTTTAGATGTTGAGGGATCGTTTGTCGCCACCACTGCTTCTGCAATTTCTTTAGGTGAGCAAGGTTATTTTAGTGCCACCCAACCACAACAAAGCAATTTACTTGCTGTCAGTCCAAGAGCGCTGTTTTTTAATCAAGTTGCTGCACAACCAGGGAACATTGTCAATACAGGTAATTTAGCAGCAGGAAAGGATTTGATGCTGGCTGGTGGCAATTTAGATTTGCAGGGTCAGTTGTCTGCTGGGCAGAATTTGACTTTGCAAGCAACTGATACAGTGAAGATTCGAGATACTGTAACAAGTCCATTTCTTGGGATTTCTGGTGGAAATTTCGCTATTGTTGGCAATCAAGGAATTGACATCTTGGCCCTGAATCACCCAAAGCAGATACCAGTTGTGAGTGGGCGGAATCTCAGTTTAACCAGCGATGGCATAATTTCTCTTGATGCTCGTGTGAGCAGTGGTGGCAGTTTTTCCATTCAAAGTGTGTCAGGGGGATTGGCAAATTTTGTCAGCCTTTATGACCCAATTATTAGTACGAATGGAGATGTGGATGTTGCGGCTAATTATACAGGGGCATCGCTGTTAGTTGAAGCCAAGGGTAATATTCGCTTTCAAGGCGATATCAACATCACCGGGCCGGATACAGGCGAGTTGGCAGATGGGCCAGATACTACAACCCTTAGCACGAGTTCAGCATTGATCTTGCGATCGCAGCAGCAAGAGTTGGCTTATGGGGGTGTTGATTCTGGCAATGTCCTTACTTATAGTCCTGGAACTGTACCTCATGGAATCACATTAGGTGGAAATGTGACTTTACAGCCGTTCAATGGATCTGGCGGGATAGTTAACATTGAGGCCGCATCAGGTGATGTGAAAACTCAACTAATCACTACCAATGGACAACAACAAACTCCAGACCCTCAACTATGGGATTCTTTATTCAGCGGACAACCAGACAATAATGTAGTAAATCCATTCTTATTTTACATATTGTTAAACGGCAGCGTTAACAATGGGGGTGAGATTAACATTAGTGCTGCCAATGGCAACATTGACACAGGTAATTTATACTCTTTTGCTTTTTCTTTGGGTGCCGCCAATGCAGGTGGAATTAACATCAGCGCTGGCAACGGCAGCATTTCTACAGGTGATTTGTACTCTGCTTCTGTTTCTTCCATTCAAGCAAATGCAGGTGGAATTAACATCAACGCTGGCAACGGCAGCATTTCTATAGGTGATTTGTACTCTGCAACTATTTCTTCCATCCCCGGAAATGCAGGCCAAGTTAGTTTGAACGCCAGCAATGGCAGCATTGACACAAAAAATTTGTATTCTGTCTCTTTCTCTCTTGTAGGCAGTGGTGGAAATGCAGGTGCAGTTACCATGAATGCCGCCAACAATATCAATATCACAGGCAATTTGTTATCAAGATGGAGTTCTATATCTGGTTCAGGAGGTAGTGGAGGCGATATTAAACTTGAAGCCAAAAACAATATCAGCACAAATAATTTAAACTCTACCTCCTATTCTCAAAATGGCAGTGCGGGAAATGCAGGAAAGATTCACCTTATTGCATCCGATGGCAACATTTCCACTGGTGCAGTGGCATCAGACACAAACTCTGAGTTTGGTATAGGCACAGGTGGTGTAATTAACCTGGAAGCTAGAAATGGTAGTATTTCCACAAATAATTTGAATGCTTCCTCGTACTCCAGAGATGGCACAGCGGGAGACGGGGGGGAGATTCGCGTTGAAGCTGGCAAAAGGATCATCACAAATAGATTGTTATCTTCTTCCTACTCTGAATCGGGCAGCGCAGGGAATGGAGGGAAGATTTCCCTTGTGACATCTGAGGGCAACATTGTTACTGGCTCTTTATTCTCCCGCTCGGACTCTTTATTTGGTATAGGAGGGAACGGGGGAGAGATTACCATCAGTACTGGTAATGGCAACATTTTTACTGGTCATATGTATGCTTACTCCTATGCCCAATCTGACACGGTAGGGAATGGGGGAGATATTACTATCAGTACCCTCAACGGCAACATTTCCACTGAAAGTGTCAGTTCTGACTCACATTCTGGTTCTGGTACAGCGGCAAATGGAGGATCAATTAGTATTAGTGCCGCTAACGGTGGCATTTCTACTGAGTATTTGTTATCGGACTCTTACTCTGATGATGGTGCAGAAGGAAAGGGAGGTGACATTAATCTCAAAGCCACCAATGCGATCGCAATTGAATCAATTAACTCCACAGGGGGACTAGGTTCGGGTCATATAACCATCAAGACTCAGGAGGCTTTTACTTTAGATAATGGCGTCATCTCCAGCGATACCTTTGGCTCTGAGAGGGGAGGAGATATTCAGATTATTGCTCCTTCCATTTCTCTCAAGGGTGGGGCACAAATATCTGCCTCCACCCATAGCAGTGGGCAGGGCGGGAATATCATTCTGGCTGCCTCTAAGAAAGTAGAACTAATTGGAGCAGCAATCGAGACTCCCCGTGGCACTTATGCTGCTGGTTTAGCCAGAATTCCAGACGGTACGTCTAACAGTAATTCCAACAGAGTTTCAGACGGTACGTACCTTGGAGGTTTTATTCCCACTGGTACTACTCAGCAAGTTCCCGATAACAGCTTATTTCCCAGTGGTGTGTTTACTCAGACAACCGACGACTCCACCGGAAGTGCAGGCAACGTCAGGATTGAAACAGGGCAACTGATCATTGAAGACCAAGCAGCCATTGCTACTACCACATTTGGTCAAGATAGCAATGCAGGTAACATCCTTGTTAAGGCAGACTCCATCTCAGTTGATAACGGCTCAATCTTGAGCGGGGTAGCAGGAGGAGCGAAGGGCGATAGCGGCACAATTGAGTTACAAACTCGTTCTCTTTCCATCACAGGAGGAGGAATTGTGCAAACACAGACCTTAGGAAATGGGAAGGCTGGAAACATACAAGTAACTGCTGATGCAGTCAGTATCTCTGGTACTGGTAGCGGTCTACGCTCAGGTAGTGGTGGTAGCAATGAGTTATTAGGTAATACAGGCAGTAATATCGGGCAAGGTGGCGACATCAATGTTACAACCAATCAGCTGACCATAGCTGATGGAGCGGTTTTAGATGCCCAAACTCAGACTGACTCTCAAAGCGGCAACATCACAGTCAAAGGCAATACCTTAAGTCTTGAAAACGGAGGTCAGTTACTCACCTCTACCTCTAGTAATGGTGAAGCTGGAGACATCACACTTAATATTCCACAAATAAAACTCTTTGGTTCCACAAGTGGTATTTTTGCCCAAACAACCAGTGGCGCAGATGCAGGCGACCTTACTCTTCAACCAGGTGATACAAGCCAAAATTTGCTCATTAATTTTCAAGATGGAGCGCAAATATCAGCTGCGACCTCTGGTAAGGGTAAAGGAGGAAATCTCACGGTAACTGCTCCAGAGTCTATAACTGTTAGTGGAAATGGCACTTTAGCTGTGACAGCTGAAAATAACAGTAGTGGTGATGCTGGAAATATCAACTTTACTACACAGAATCTAACTTTTAATGATCAAGTGGAGATTTCTGCTGCTACTTTTAGCGAGGGTCAGGGAGGTAATATTAATGTTCAAAGCAACTCACTAACCCTAAATAACAGTCAAATGAGTGCCAGTACCCAAGGGCAAGGAAATGCAGGCAACATCACAGTCAAAGGCAATACCTTAAGTCTTGAAAATGGTGGGCAGTTACTCACCTCTACCTCTAGCAATGGTGAAGCTGGAGACATCACAGTTTCTGTTCCACAAATAAAACTATTTGGTTCCACAAGTGGTATTTTTGCCCAAACAACCAGTGGCGCAGATGCAGGCGACCTTACTCTTCAACCAGGTGATACAAGCCAAAATTTGCTCATTAATTTTCAAGATGGAGCGCAAATATCAGCTGCGACCTCTGGTAAGGGTAAAGGAGGAAATCTCACGGTAACTGCTCCAGAGTCTATAACTGTTAGTGGAAATGGCACTTTAGCTGTGACAGCTGAAAATAACAGTAGTGGTGATGCTGGAAATATCAACTTTACTACACAGAATCTAACTTTTAATGATCAAGTGGAGATTTCTGCTGCTACTTTTAGCGAGGGTCAGGGAGGTAATATTAATGTTCAAAGCAACTCACTAACCCTAAATAACAGTCAAATGAGTGCCAGTACCCAAGGGCAAGGAAATGCAGGCAACATCACAGTCAAAGGCAATACCTTAAGTCTTGAAAATGGTGGGCAGTTACTCACCTCTACCTCTAGCAATGGTGAAGCTGGAGACATCACAGTTTCTGTTCCACAAATAAAACTATTTGGTTCCACAAGTGGTATTTTTGCCCAAACAACTAGTGCCGCAGATGCAGGCGACCTTACTCTTGAACCAGGTGATACAAGCCAAAATCTCACCATTAATTTTCAAGATGGAGGGCAAATATCTGCTGCGACCTCTGGTAGTGGTAAAGGAGGAAACCTCACGGTAACTGCTCCAGAGTCTATAACTGTTAGTGGAAATGGCACTTTAGCTGTGACAGCTGAAAATAACAGTAGTGGTGATGCTGGAAATATCAACTTTACTACACAGAATCTCACTTTTAATGATCAAGTGGAGATTTCTGCTGCTACTTTTAGCGAGGGTCAGGGAGGTAATATTAATGTTCAAAGCAACTCACTAACCCTAAATAACAGTCAAATAAGCGCTCGCGCTCAAGGACAGGGAAATGCAGGCAGCATAAATATTGATGTTGACGGACTTTTCAGTGCTACTAACAGTGATATCATCAATGCTGCTGAACAATCTGCTGGTGGTGCTATTAACATCAACGCAGGAGATATCCGCCTGTTTGGTGACAGTGATATCACCACCAATGTCTTTAATGGTACTGGAGGTGGCGGTGACATCAACCTCAGTGCTGGCTCAATTATCGCTTTTGATGACAGTGACATTTTGGCATTTGCCAGAGATGGTAGAGGTGGTAACATCAACCTCAATACCCCTGCGTTCTTTGGTCAAAACTACACACCTGCTTCTGTTGGTACAGACCCCAGCACACTGGATGGTAATGACCGCGTTGATATCAATGCTAGCGGTGCAGTGTCTGGTGTCATCACTGTACCTGATGTTAGCTTTCTGCAAAACAGTTTGACAGAGTTACCTGAAAATCTCATAGACACCAGCAGCTTGATTGCCAATAGCTGCATTGCACGTAGCAGTCGTCGGCAAGAGGGAACTTTCATTATCACGGGTTCTGGTGGTTTGCCTTCGCGTCCTGGAGACGCTTTCATGTCAACATATGCTATGGGTAGTGTGCGTTCCATACCAAATGCTTCTTTAACCATCAACTCTACTCGTCGTCCTTGGCAGAAAGGCGACCCAATTGTAGAACCACAAGGTGCTTATCAACTTCCTTCAGGACAGCTTGTTTTGAGTAGGGAATGTTCAAATTAA
- a CDS encoding DUF928 domain-containing protein — translation MNTQMLWLFIKRINRRFNFSLILSLLMFSPPIAIAGYLPPPNQQPPSDYSRSGGTRGCPEEPISLTVLAPKTYVGYTASKHPTFAWFLYSDHETDFRLFEFDTNGQRKQIGKPIKLPTSKGINKYSLPENHPELEIGKKYLWQVAISCPDGALVQRAEFMVVEMSSVLKSKLPTTVNSSQKANIYADESLWYEALKEALKLAPDGKLGEVGSTLVQSLAQSENQGNTPHTQQEIQQIIENLKAIANQSK, via the coding sequence ATGAATACTCAAATGTTGTGGTTATTCATCAAACGTATTAATCGCCGATTTAACTTCAGCTTAATCTTGAGCTTATTAATGTTTAGCCCTCCTATAGCTATAGCTGGTTATTTACCTCCTCCAAATCAGCAACCACCTAGTGACTATTCCAGGTCTGGAGGTACTAGAGGGTGTCCAGAAGAACCGATATCCCTCACAGTCCTTGCTCCTAAAACTTATGTTGGATATACAGCTTCTAAACATCCCACATTTGCCTGGTTTCTGTATAGCGATCATGAGACAGATTTTCGACTTTTTGAATTCGATACCAATGGTCAACGTAAACAAATAGGCAAGCCCATTAAGTTGCCAACTTCAAAAGGAATTAACAAGTATTCTCTTCCAGAAAATCACCCAGAATTGGAAATAGGTAAAAAATACCTTTGGCAGGTAGCTATTTCTTGTCCAGATGGTGCTTTAGTTCAAAGAGCGGAATTTATGGTTGTAGAGATGTCATCAGTTCTCAAAAGTAAACTACCAACTACAGTGAATAGTTCTCAAAAAGCAAATATTTACGCAGATGAAAGCTTATGGTATGAAGCATTAAAAGAGGCTCTGAAATTAGCTCCAGATGGGAAACTAGGAGAAGTAGGTTCAACTCTCGTACAATCTCTCGCTCAATCTGAAAACCAAGGTAACACACCTCACACTCAACAAGAAATTCAACAGATAATTGAAAATTTAAAGGCAATTGCTAACCAATCAAAGTGA
- a CDS encoding CHAT domain-containing protein, whose translation MSNQHRQFIRYRLLGVLFVCSLTFCLWLNYVPFITWQEKTGGVVIAQTPDASQLVQQGVQSYQIGNFESAIKYWQEALNIYNTTNKQANATIVLENLARTYQQMGQMDKSIADWDKVIAYYRQTRDMQQMGRMLTEQAQVYSSLGQPKKAIALLCGVLTKESQQQAVQETGCLQESALQISRNQKDYQGEAAALGSLGEAYRLMGDYEQAIKYLENAENIATNDYKFLVLNSLGNTYVSQAQLWTLRANSARSSGVPRFDQFQQYAKSDYKKALEEFQSSLKQARTQGDVLAQASALSNLIQLYYRTDADQTQLKPAVEEALILLDKLPDSNQKVYIAIDLANLPAIGADDAATTYTISTNSRLTQCPIKRQIPDKEVVVLLNNAIKTAKNLKSSRSESFAAGALGHFYECRQEYEQALKLTQEALWQADQSLLAKDSLYLWNWQAGRIFKLQGKNSEAVAAYQEAYSTLKDIRSDILNADRNLQFDFRDVVAPLYREFAQLELELAPLSSNKTEKQLTNALETIESLKLAELQNYFGNDCILTALTNSQKIDELLGENTAVISSIILEEKTAIILSLPNGKKRFKWIDKERKILSEEVKQFRQGLKDELAGVIDYDQTQAQKLYNWIIRPFEADLNQNKINTIVFTQDGFLRSIPMAALHDGKKYLIEKYAIATTPSLRLTAAKKQNIQRNRALILGLTTKAKVDDKDYPALLKVDSEIKAIEEQFPNSKLLKDTNFNRDQLEQELDRVTYPIIHIATHAQFGTLAEDTFLVTGENNKLTINELESILRQVNNGSNLVELLTLTACQTAVGDDRATLGLAGVALQAGVKSALASLWSVRDDSTSILVSEFYRNLRNPGMSKVEALRQAQIKLIRAKQSDINDQFEHPVHWAPFILIGNWL comes from the coding sequence GTGTCCAATCAACATCGCCAATTTATTCGATATCGATTACTAGGAGTTTTGTTTGTTTGCAGCCTCACCTTTTGCTTATGGTTGAATTATGTGCCATTTATCACTTGGCAAGAAAAAACGGGGGGAGTAGTCATTGCACAAACTCCCGATGCTAGTCAATTAGTGCAGCAAGGTGTTCAAAGTTACCAAATTGGAAATTTTGAAAGTGCAATTAAATATTGGCAGGAAGCTTTAAATATTTACAATACTACTAATAAGCAAGCAAATGCAACGATAGTTTTAGAGAATTTAGCAAGGACGTATCAACAAATGGGTCAAATGGACAAATCCATCGCTGATTGGGATAAAGTCATAGCTTACTATCGTCAAACAAGAGATATGCAGCAAATGGGGCGAATGCTTACAGAACAAGCTCAAGTATACAGCAGCTTAGGACAACCCAAAAAAGCGATCGCTCTATTATGTGGTGTATTGACAAAAGAATCTCAACAACAAGCAGTTCAAGAAACTGGTTGTCTGCAAGAAAGTGCATTACAGATTTCTCGTAATCAAAAAGACTACCAAGGTGAAGCAGCTGCATTAGGAAGCCTTGGGGAAGCTTATCGTTTAATGGGTGATTACGAACAAGCTATTAAATATCTAGAAAATGCGGAAAATATTGCGACCAACGACTATAAATTTTTAGTGCTTAATAGCTTAGGCAATACTTATGTTAGTCAAGCACAATTGTGGACTCTGCGTGCTAACTCTGCTCGTAGTAGCGGTGTTCCTAGATTTGATCAATTCCAGCAATATGCTAAAAGCGATTATAAGAAAGCTTTAGAAGAATTTCAGTCTAGTCTTAAACAAGCTCGCACACAAGGCGATGTGCTTGCTCAAGCATCGGCACTAAGCAATTTAATTCAGCTTTATTATCGCACCGACGCTGACCAAACTCAACTGAAACCAGCAGTAGAAGAAGCTTTAATCCTACTAGATAAATTACCCGATTCTAATCAAAAAGTTTATATAGCTATAGATTTAGCAAATCTTCCAGCTATTGGGGCTGATGATGCAGCTACAACTTATACAATTTCTACAAACTCACGTTTAACTCAATGTCCGATAAAGCGACAAATACCAGATAAAGAAGTTGTTGTACTACTCAACAATGCCATCAAAACTGCTAAAAATCTCAAAAGTTCTCGCTCCGAATCTTTCGCAGCTGGAGCGCTAGGTCATTTTTATGAATGTCGTCAGGAATATGAGCAAGCTTTAAAACTAACTCAAGAAGCCCTTTGGCAAGCCGACCAAAGTTTATTAGCAAAAGATAGCCTTTATTTGTGGAATTGGCAAGCTGGACGAATTTTCAAACTGCAAGGTAAAAACTCTGAAGCTGTAGCAGCTTATCAAGAAGCATATTCCACTCTCAAAGATATTCGTAGTGATATCCTCAATGCTGATAGAAATTTACAATTTGATTTCCGAGATGTTGTTGCACCACTTTATAGGGAATTCGCTCAGTTAGAACTAGAGCTAGCTCCGTTGTCGTCAAATAAAACCGAGAAGCAACTAACTAATGCTCTGGAAACTATAGAGTCTTTAAAATTAGCAGAATTGCAAAATTATTTTGGCAATGATTGTATATTAACAGCTCTTACTAATTCTCAAAAAATTGATGAGTTACTGGGAGAAAATACTGCTGTTATTAGCTCTATTATTTTAGAGGAAAAAACTGCCATTATCCTCAGTTTACCAAATGGTAAAAAGCGATTTAAATGGATAGATAAAGAACGCAAAATTCTCTCAGAAGAAGTCAAGCAATTTCGCCAAGGACTGAAAGATGAGTTGGCAGGGGTTATTGATTACGACCAAACGCAAGCACAAAAGTTATATAATTGGATAATTCGTCCTTTTGAGGCTGATTTAAATCAAAATAAAATTAACACTATCGTTTTCACACAAGACGGTTTCTTGCGAAGTATTCCCATGGCTGCGCTTCATGATGGAAAAAAATATTTGATTGAAAAGTATGCCATTGCTACCACACCTAGTTTACGTTTAACAGCAGCTAAAAAACAAAATATTCAAAGAAATCGGGCTTTAATCTTGGGTTTAACTACAAAAGCTAAAGTTGATGACAAAGACTATCCAGCTTTACTAAAAGTAGATTCAGAAATTAAAGCCATCGAAGAACAATTTCCCAATAGTAAACTCTTAAAAGATACAAATTTCAACCGCGATCAACTAGAACAAGAACTAGATAGAGTTACTTATCCGATTATTCACATCGCCACTCACGCTCAGTTTGGTACGCTAGCAGAAGATACCTTTCTAGTCACAGGAGAAAACAATAAACTTACCATTAATGAACTAGAAAGTATACTCCGCCAAGTTAACAATGGTTCTAACTTGGTAGAACTGCTAACGTTAACTGCCTGTCAAACTGCTGTAGGAGATGACCGTGCGACTCTTGGTTTAGCTGGTGTTGCTTTGCAGGCTGGGGTCAAAAGTGCCCTAGCTTCTCTTTGGTCTGTCAGAGATGATTCCACATCAATATTAGTCTCTGAATTTTACCGCAACTTACGCAACCCTGGTATGAGTAAAGTAGAAGCTTTGCGGCAAGCTCAGATTAAACTAATTAGAGCCAAGCAATCAGATATCAATGACCAATTTGAACACCCCGTCCACTGGGCACCGTTTATTTTGATTGGTAATTGGCTTTAA
- a CDS encoding ShlB/FhaC/HecB family hemolysin secretion/activation protein produces the protein MLPDNTLGSEISHVLSLDPSFSIAQSTPPAGVTIPPTVPRRVEETIPQPTEPPLPIPSTPSAPPAPPNLQIPPTLQPTAPSAPANLRFYVQKIEVLGNTVLKDEIAKLVKQYENREVSFEELITLRSAITELYVEKGYVTSGAFLPNNQSLDTGIVQIQVVEGELERIEITGLTRLQKAYVLRSLSNATKPPLNRQRLEAALQLLQLDPLLERVNAELTAGSTPGRNILQVGLQEAPVFHAGVIIANNQSPSIGSLQGSVFAIHDNLLGFGDRLTAEYGRTDGLNLYNFSYTLPFLPRNGTLNLRYNNNNSKIVEDSFQDLGIRSESETFFVGLRQPLARSPKSEFAVGVGLDLRRSQTFLLDDIPYSFSEGPKDGRSRVTVIRFYQDWVNRGATQVLAARSQFNFGIDAFDATINNTGTDGRFFSWLGQFQWVQQLSKRALLLTRIDAQLTPDSLLSLERFSIGGVNTVRGYRQNQLVSDNGVLASVEIRVPVTTDPNTLQFTPFFEIGTGWNNRDVNPDPNFIAGLGLGVQWKVSRSLDVRLDYGIPLVGVSNKGNSLQDNGLYFSLQYQPF, from the coding sequence ATTCTACCTGACAATACTTTAGGCTCTGAAATTTCTCATGTTCTTTCCCTAGACCCTAGTTTTTCCATCGCACAATCAACCCCACCTGCTGGAGTCACCATTCCCCCAACCGTACCAAGGCGCGTTGAGGAAACTATTCCTCAACCCACTGAACCTCCTCTACCCATCCCCTCTACTCCCAGCGCACCACCAGCACCACCTAATCTCCAAATTCCTCCCACTCTTCAACCCACGGCACCTTCTGCTCCCGCAAACTTGCGCTTTTACGTCCAGAAAATCGAAGTCTTGGGCAATACTGTTCTCAAAGACGAGATTGCTAAGTTAGTTAAGCAATATGAAAACCGGGAAGTTAGTTTTGAAGAGCTAATTACCTTGCGCTCTGCCATCACTGAGCTTTACGTTGAAAAAGGTTACGTCACTTCCGGTGCATTTTTGCCCAACAATCAAAGTCTTGACACAGGTATTGTACAAATTCAAGTTGTAGAAGGCGAACTAGAGCGAATAGAAATAACTGGGCTAACCCGCTTACAAAAAGCATACGTGCTTCGTAGCTTGAGCAATGCCACAAAACCACCTTTAAACCGCCAACGCCTAGAAGCCGCATTACAACTGTTGCAGCTAGACCCACTCTTAGAACGGGTAAATGCTGAGTTAACCGCAGGTAGTACCCCTGGTCGTAACATCTTACAAGTGGGCTTGCAAGAAGCTCCTGTATTCCATGCAGGCGTGATCATTGCCAACAACCAATCTCCTAGCATCGGTTCGCTTCAGGGTAGTGTTTTTGCCATTCACGATAACTTACTGGGTTTCGGAGATCGCCTGACTGCTGAATACGGACGTACCGATGGACTCAACCTCTACAATTTCAGCTACACCTTACCATTTCTACCCCGCAACGGCACTCTCAACTTGCGCTATAACAATAACAACAGCAAAATTGTTGAAGACTCTTTTCAAGACTTAGGTATTCGCAGCGAGTCCGAAACCTTTTTTGTTGGTTTACGCCAACCATTAGCGCGATCGCCGAAATCTGAGTTCGCTGTGGGTGTAGGATTGGATTTACGCCGCAGTCAAACCTTTCTTCTGGATGACATTCCCTACTCCTTTTCAGAAGGGCCAAAAGACGGAAGATCTAGAGTCACCGTGATTAGGTTTTACCAAGATTGGGTAAACCGGGGCGCAACACAAGTACTAGCAGCGCGATCGCAATTTAACTTCGGCATTGATGCTTTTGATGCAACTATTAATAATACAGGCACAGATGGACGCTTCTTTTCTTGGTTAGGACAGTTTCAATGGGTGCAACAGCTGTCCAAAAGAGCCTTGCTGCTAACTCGCATTGATGCTCAGTTAACCCCAGATTCTCTTTTATCCTTAGAAAGGTTCAGTATTGGTGGTGTAAATACAGTTAGGGGCTACCGCCAAAACCAATTAGTATCTGACAATGGCGTTCTTGCTTCAGTAGAAATTCGCGTTCCTGTCACCACTGACCCTAACACCCTACAATTCACCCCATTTTTTGAGATTGGTACTGGGTGGAATAACCGTGATGTTAATCCAGATCCAAATTTCATAGCAGGCTTAGGTTTAGGTGTGCAATGGAAAGTGAGCCGTAGTTTGGATGTGCGTTTAGATTATGGTATCCCATTAGTTGGGGTGAGCAACAAGGGAAATTCTCTGCAAGATAATGGACTGTATTTTTCATTACAATATCAACCTTTTTAA